A region of Bacteroidota bacterium DNA encodes the following proteins:
- a CDS encoding class I SAM-dependent methyltransferase yields MKFYYINKLIHHYLTSTFIDVLHSPFVFDLYQTAIRSQKDEAKFVAIEKCRNSLLTNNQIINYTDLGAGSNMLSNATQKVVKQIAKTHLKPAKIAAIIHRIVLKYKYKNVVELGTSLGITTSYIASALAANYNSSVVKFTTLEGVADVKQIANEQFKKLKLDNYIHSIEGNFNTKLDEVLKQYNELDVFFVDGNHTYEATMEYFKKALPLANNNSVFIFDDIYWSEGMTKAWEEIKASEKVKQTVDLFFIGLVFFRAEQTEQHFKLRIF; encoded by the coding sequence TTGAAATTTTACTACATCAATAAATTAATTCATCATTATTTAACGTCAACGTTTATTGATGTTTTGCACTCACCTTTTGTTTTTGATTTGTATCAAACAGCTATTCGTAGTCAGAAGGATGAAGCTAAGTTTGTGGCTATTGAAAAATGTAGAAACAGCCTTTTGACAAACAATCAAATTATCAATTATACCGATTTAGGTGCTGGTAGTAATATGCTTTCCAATGCTACACAAAAAGTAGTGAAGCAAATAGCTAAAACCCATTTAAAACCAGCAAAAATTGCCGCTATTATTCACCGTATTGTTTTAAAATATAAATATAAAAATGTGGTTGAGTTAGGAACTTCGCTTGGTATTACTACCAGTTATATAGCAAGTGCATTGGCTGCAAATTACAATAGCTCAGTAGTTAAATTTACTACGCTAGAAGGAGTAGCTGATGTAAAACAAATCGCTAATGAACAGTTTAAAAAGCTTAAACTAGACAATTACATTCATTCCATAGAAGGTAATTTTAATACAAAACTAGATGAAGTTTTAAAGCAGTATAATGAGTTAGATGTTTTTTTTGTAGATGGCAATCATACCTATGAAGCTACTATGGAATATTTTAAAAAAGCATTGCCATTGGCAAACAATAATTCTGTTTTTATTTTTGACGATATATATTGGAGTGAGGGAATGACAAAGGCATGGGAAGAAATAAAAGCCAGTGAAAAGGTGAAACAAACAGTAGATTTATTTTTTATAGGTTTGGTTTTTTTTAGAGCCGAACAAACAGAACAACATTTTAAATTACGTATTTTTTAA
- a CDS encoding DUF3078 domain-containing protein has translation MKVFFTTCCLFLANFLLAQNADSVKVQGPIKWKHNVQTGLNLTQSSFSSNWQGGGVNSLAIGGFLNALSTYEGLKWNMNSDLQLQLGFVNNGESTTKNADRIFYDLKAGRKIAKYWDLFVSTNFQSQFQDGFLYGKRSDGGDSLVSTFMAPAYLTSSIGVEYKPVTYFWARLGVGTLRQTFVLNETLSDRQAFGLDKAGDKVRNQAVLQAVLNFDKDLLKNINLKLRSSTFWDYVKYDKAGSVVQRLDLNLTMKVNRFINTNIQAVILYDYFQSKDWQRSQVLSLGILYNWTRQ, from the coding sequence ATGAAAGTTTTCTTTACTACCTGTTGCTTATTTTTAGCAAACTTTTTATTGGCTCAAAATGCTGATTCTGTAAAAGTACAAGGTCCGATTAAGTGGAAACACAATGTACAAACAGGGTTAAATTTAACTCAATCTTCATTTTCTTCTAATTGGCAAGGTGGGGGAGTAAATTCATTGGCAATAGGAGGATTTTTAAATGCCTTAAGCACTTATGAAGGACTAAAATGGAACATGAATAGCGATTTACAATTACAATTGGGTTTTGTAAACAATGGCGAAAGCACCACTAAAAACGCAGATAGAATTTTTTATGATTTGAAAGCAGGTAGAAAAATAGCCAAGTATTGGGATTTGTTTGTTTCCACCAATTTTCAATCACAGTTTCAGGATGGTTTTTTGTATGGTAAAAGAAGTGATGGTGGCGATTCATTGGTTTCAACCTTTATGGCACCGGCTTACCTTACTTCATCAATAGGTGTGGAATACAAACCTGTAACCTATTTCTGGGCACGTTTAGGTGTGGGTACATTACGCCAAACATTTGTTTTAAATGAAACATTGTCTGATCGCCAGGCTTTTGGATTAGATAAAGCAGGTGACAAAGTGAGAAATCAGGCAGTATTACAAGCGGTTTTAAATTTCGACAAAGATTTACTGAAAAATATAAACTTAAAATTACGCTCATCTACTTTTTGGGATTATGTAAAATATGATAAAGCAGGTTCCGTTGTTCAGCGTTTAGATTTAAATTTAACCATGAAGGTGAACAGGTTTATCAATACCAATATACAAGCCGTTATACTGTACGATTATTTTCAATCGAAAGATTGGCAACGTTCTCAAGTGCTTTCATTAGGCATTTTGTATAATTGGACCAGACAGTAA